From one Bos indicus x Bos taurus breed Angus x Brahman F1 hybrid chromosome 7, Bos_hybrid_MaternalHap_v2.0, whole genome shotgun sequence genomic stretch:
- the LOC113896432 gene encoding olfactory receptor 7A10-like has protein sequence MQLGNDTEISEFLFLGFSQEPELQALIFGLFLSMYLITVFGNLLIILAVSSDAHLHTPMYFFLSNLSFVDICFTSTTIPKMLWNIQTQSKVITYEGCITQMYFFLLSALLDIFLLTVMAYDRFVAICHPLHYMVIMNPRLCFLLVLVSWTISVLNSLLQILILLQLSFCTILEIHDFFCDLSQITQLACSDTFLNNMVIYLTVVLLGGGPLAGILYSYSKIVSCICRISTVQGKYKAFSTCASHLSVVSLFFCTSLGVYLSSAVTHSSHSRATASVMYTVVTPMLNPFIYSLRNKDIKGALKRFSVMASLKRSIILGLEKCPRLQISKSQSQ, from the coding sequence ATGCAATTGGGGAATGATACAGAAATTTCAGAGtttctttttctgggattctcACAGGAACCAGAACTGCAGGCTCTCATATTTGGACTGTTCCTCTCCATGTACCTGATCACCGTgtttggaaacctgctcatcatcctggcAGTCAGCTCAGACGCCCACCTACatacccccatgtacttcttcctctccaacctatCCTTTGTAGACATCTGTTTCACCTCTACCACTATCCCAAAGATGTTGTGGAACATCCAGACCCAGAGCAAAGTTATAACCTATGAAGGCTGCATCacacaaatgtattttttcctacTCTCTGCATTATTGGACATCTTCCTTCTcacagtgatggcctatgaccgctttgTGGCCATCTGTCACCCCCTGCACTACATGGTCATTATGAACCCTCGGCTCTGCTTTCTGCTGGTTCTGGTGTCCTGGACCATCAGTGTCCTGAATTCCTtgttacaaattttaattttgttacagCTTTCTTTTTGCACTATTTTGGAAATCCATGACTTTTTTTGTGACCTCAGTCAGATAACCCAACTTGCCTGTTCTGACACCTTTCTTAATAATATGGTAATATATCTTACAGTTGTGCTTCTGGGTGGTGGTCCCCTGGCTGGTATCCTTTATTCTTACTCAAAGATAGTTTCCTGTATATGCAGAATCTCAACAGTTCAGGGgaagtataaagcattttccacctGTGCATCTCACCTCTCAGTCGTCTCCTTATTCTTTTGTACAAGCCTGGGAGTGTATCTTAGCTCTGCTGTTACCCACAGCTCACACTCACGTGCAACAGCCTCggtgatgtacactgtggtcacacccatgctgaacccctttaTCTACAGTCTGAGAAACAAAGACATAAAGGGGGCTCTGAAAAGATTCTCTGTGATGGCAAGTCTAAAAAGGTCAATTATTCTGGGTTTGGAGAAGTGCCCAAGATTGCAGATTTCAAAGTCTCAGAGTCAgtag